One Natator depressus isolate rNatDep1 chromosome 3, rNatDep2.hap1, whole genome shotgun sequence DNA segment encodes these proteins:
- the OST4 gene encoding dolichyl-diphosphooligosaccharide--protein glycosyltransferase subunit 4: protein MITDVQLAIFANMLGVSLFLLVVLYHYVAVNNPKKQE, encoded by the coding sequence ATGATCACCGACGTGCAGCTCGCCATCTTCGCCAACATGCTGGGCGTGTCGCTCTTCCTGCTCGTGGTTCTCTACCACTACGTGGCCGTCAACAACCCCAAGAAGCAGGAGTGA